A stretch of Acidovorax sp. RAC01 DNA encodes these proteins:
- a CDS encoding peptide chain release factor 3, whose translation MSAPFLDETRRRRTFAIISHPDAGKTTLTEKLLLFSGAIQIAGAVKGRKASRHATSDWMEIEKQRGISVASSVMQMLYREHVINLLDTPGHKDFSEDTYRVLTAVDSALMVIDAANGVEAQTRRLIEVCRQRDTPIITFVNKMDREVRDPLDIMDEVERELGMPCCPMTWPVGQGKAFGGIINLRTQTMTVFESGSERRPQDFEAIPLTDVDTLRARFGAEFDTAMDSMELAVGASPAWDHAAFLAGKLTPVFFGSGVNNFGVMEVLDALVDMAPPPGPRVSTLEVNKQPVVKTIQPEDEGFSGVVFKVQANMDANHRDRIAFVRVASGKYTPGMKLKVQRTAKELRPTSVVTFMSQRREAVEEAYAGDIIGFTTHGGVQLGDTITDGANLQFTGLPFFAPEMFMTVVLKNPLRTKQLQQGLAQLGEEGAIQVFKPDAGGNMLLGAVGQLQFEVVQHRLKAEYDADIRLEGCQYTGARWITADTAADLRAFTDAYPLRLAHDAADTLAYLCTSPYDVRLAQERFPKIHFHPLREHAGLALQKAG comes from the coding sequence ATGTCTGCACCGTTCCTCGACGAAACCCGGCGCCGCCGCACGTTTGCCATCATCTCCCACCCCGACGCCGGTAAAACCACGCTGACGGAAAAGCTGCTGCTGTTCTCGGGCGCAATACAGATCGCGGGTGCGGTCAAGGGCCGCAAGGCCAGCCGGCACGCCACGTCCGACTGGATGGAGATCGAAAAGCAGCGCGGCATCTCGGTGGCGTCGTCCGTCATGCAGATGCTGTACCGCGAACACGTGATCAACCTGCTCGACACGCCCGGCCACAAGGACTTTTCGGAAGACACCTACCGCGTGCTCACCGCCGTCGATTCAGCCCTGATGGTGATCGACGCCGCCAACGGTGTGGAAGCGCAAACCCGCCGCCTGATCGAGGTCTGCCGCCAGCGCGACACACCCATCATCACCTTCGTCAACAAGATGGACCGCGAAGTGCGCGACCCGCTGGACATCATGGACGAGGTGGAGCGCGAGCTGGGCATGCCCTGCTGCCCCATGACCTGGCCCGTGGGCCAGGGCAAGGCCTTCGGCGGCATCATCAACCTGCGCACCCAGACCATGACCGTGTTCGAGTCGGGCAGCGAGCGCAGGCCACAGGATTTCGAAGCCATCCCGCTGACGGACGTGGACACTCTGCGCGCCCGCTTTGGCGCCGAATTCGACACCGCCATGGACAGCATGGAACTGGCCGTGGGCGCATCGCCCGCGTGGGACCACGCGGCCTTCCTGGCCGGCAAGCTGACCCCGGTGTTCTTCGGCTCGGGCGTGAACAACTTCGGGGTGATGGAAGTGCTGGACGCCCTGGTGGACATGGCCCCGCCCCCCGGCCCGCGCGTGAGCACGCTCGAAGTGAACAAACAGCCCGTGGTCAAGACCATCCAGCCCGAAGACGAAGGCTTCTCGGGCGTGGTGTTCAAGGTGCAGGCCAACATGGACGCCAACCACCGCGACCGCATCGCCTTTGTGCGCGTGGCGAGCGGCAAGTACACACCGGGCATGAAGCTCAAGGTGCAGCGCACCGCCAAGGAGCTGCGCCCCACCTCGGTCGTGACCTTCATGAGCCAGCGCCGCGAGGCGGTGGAAGAGGCCTATGCAGGCGACATCATCGGATTTACCACCCACGGTGGCGTGCAGCTGGGCGACACCATTACCGACGGCGCCAACCTGCAGTTCACCGGCCTACCCTTCTTCGCACCCGAGATGTTCATGACCGTGGTGCTCAAGAACCCGCTGCGCACCAAACAGCTCCAGCAGGGCCTGGCCCAGCTGGGAGAGGAAGGCGCGATCCAGGTCTTCAAGCCCGACGCCGGCGGCAACATGCTGCTGGGCGCCGTGGGCCAGTTGCAGTTTGAAGTGGTACAGCACCGCCTGAAGGCCGAGTACGACGCGGACATCCGGCTGGAAGGCTGCCAGTACACCGGCGCCCGCTGGATCACGGCCGACACGGCCGCTGACCTGCGCGCCTTCACCGACGCCTACCCGCTGCGCCTGGCGCACGACGCGGCCGACACCTTGGCCTATCTGTGCACATCGCCGTACGACGTGCGGCTGGCGCAGGAGCGGTTCCCGAAGATCCATTTCCACCCGCTGCGGGAGCATGCGGGGCTGGCGCTGCAAAAAGCGGGTTGA
- a CDS encoding NYN domain-containing protein: MASPSDNISMALFCDFENVALGVRDAQYEKFDIKPILERLLLKGSIVVKKAYCDWERYKGFKATMHEANFELIEIPHVRQSGKNSADIRLVVDALDLCYTKSHVNTFVIISGDSDFSPLVSKLRENNKQVIGVGVKQSTSDLLIANCDEFIFYDDLVRENQRAQARRQSPGSNPPPAPRRSAEEERSRKETQDARRTQGVELAAETFEALLSERGDTGKIWASVLKEAIKRRKPDFSEGRYGFRTFGNLLEEAQARGLLEFGRDEKSGAYVYRSHGVPSGAVALARSEGAGERASQSTATRHDFHAVATASELRADGAENLRSSGRNRGRRSEEADRADGRPTSQNELSVPEDVEAGAERPTSRYFSQPATVGVTLPETAGEDLAPHDKERAAQEEGDSSEEFLSAEAQATSPAPAASRRGRARSGDIAEARSRPRAASPKAGTGRTRVADTAAAAAGDESAAAMPAAGGQEPVAHSDVTVPAQAPVARPRSRARKPASPPAQ; this comes from the coding sequence AAGGCTTATTGCGACTGGGAGCGCTACAAGGGCTTCAAGGCCACCATGCACGAGGCGAATTTCGAGCTGATCGAAATCCCCCATGTGCGCCAGTCGGGCAAGAACTCGGCCGACATCCGCCTGGTGGTGGACGCGCTGGACCTGTGCTACACGAAATCGCACGTCAACACTTTCGTCATCATCAGCGGCGATTCGGACTTTTCTCCGCTGGTCTCCAAGCTGCGCGAGAACAACAAGCAGGTGATCGGCGTGGGCGTGAAGCAGTCCACATCCGACCTGCTGATTGCCAACTGCGACGAGTTCATCTTCTATGACGACCTGGTGCGCGAGAACCAGCGCGCCCAGGCCCGCCGCCAGAGCCCCGGCAGCAACCCGCCACCGGCCCCGCGCCGCAGCGCCGAAGAAGAGCGCAGCCGCAAGGAAACGCAGGACGCGCGCCGCACGCAGGGCGTGGAACTGGCCGCCGAGACCTTCGAGGCCCTGCTGTCCGAGCGCGGCGACACCGGCAAGATCTGGGCGTCGGTGCTCAAGGAGGCCATCAAGCGCCGCAAGCCGGATTTCAGCGAGGGCCGATACGGCTTTCGCACTTTCGGCAACCTGCTGGAAGAAGCCCAGGCGCGGGGCTTGCTGGAGTTTGGCCGTGATGAAAAGTCGGGTGCGTATGTATACCGCAGCCATGGCGTGCCGTCCGGCGCTGTCGCCCTTGCACGGTCCGAAGGGGCAGGGGAGCGTGCCAGCCAGAGCACCGCAACCCGGCATGATTTCCACGCTGTGGCTACGGCGTCCGAACTGCGCGCTGACGGCGCAGAAAATCTGCGGTCCTCAGGGCGAAACCGCGGCCGCCGAAGCGAAGAGGCTGACCGCGCAGACGGGCGCCCAACCTCACAAAACGAGCTTTCCGTACCCGAGGATGTCGAGGCCGGCGCAGAGCGTCCGACCAGCCGCTACTTCAGTCAGCCCGCGACGGTAGGCGTCACCTTGCCGGAGACCGCGGGCGAGGATCTTGCGCCGCACGACAAGGAGCGCGCAGCGCAGGAGGAGGGGGATAGCTCCGAGGAATTCTTGTCCGCAGAGGCCCAGGCCACTTCGCCAGCACCTGCTGCGTCCCGCCGTGGTCGCGCGCGCAGTGGGGACATCGCAGAGGCCCGGTCCCGACCGCGCGCCGCCAGCCCCAAGGCTGGCACGGGCCGCACACGTGTTGCAGACACCGCTGCGGCTGCTGCGGGCGATGAATCCGCTGCCGCGATGCCGGCAGCCGGTGGGCAGGAACCCGTCGCCCACTCCGACGTGACGGTACCTGCCCAGGCGCCCGTCGCGCGCCCTCGCAGCCGCGCACGCAAGCCGGCATCCCCGCCGGCGCAATAG
- the ahcY gene encoding adenosylhomocysteinase, whose protein sequence is MNARVNAPVNTDCIIADIGLAEWGRKEIKIAETEMPGLMAIREEFAKAQPLKGARITGSLHMTIQTAVLIETLQALGANVRWASCNIFSTQDHAAAAIAAAGTPVFAIKGETLADYWDYTHRIFDFGAAGTEGEGPNMILDDGGDATLLMHLGKRAEKDASLIANPTSEEETCLFNAIKAKLAVDPTWYSRKSAQIVGVTEETTTGVLRLNEMAAKGSLMFRAINVNDSVTKSKFDNLYGCRESLVDSIKRATDVMIAGKVACVAGYGDVGKGSAQALRALSAQVWVTEIDPINALQAAMEGYKVVTMEYAADKCDIFVSATGNKNVIRYEHMAAMKDEAIVCNIGHFDNEIDVASLEKLQWDEIKPQVDHVIFPDGKKITLLAKGRLVNLGCATGHPSFVMSSSFANQTIAQIELFTKQNEYEVGKVYVLPKHLDEKVARLHLKKVGAMLTELTDEQAAYIGVPRQGPYKANTYRY, encoded by the coding sequence ATGAACGCCCGCGTCAACGCCCCCGTCAATACCGACTGCATCATTGCCGACATCGGCCTGGCCGAATGGGGCCGCAAAGAAATCAAGATCGCCGAAACCGAGATGCCTGGCCTGATGGCCATCCGCGAAGAATTCGCCAAGGCACAGCCCCTGAAGGGCGCGCGCATCACCGGTTCGCTGCACATGACCATCCAGACGGCCGTGCTGATCGAAACCCTGCAAGCCCTGGGCGCCAATGTGCGCTGGGCCTCGTGCAACATCTTCTCCACCCAGGATCACGCCGCTGCCGCCATCGCAGCCGCTGGCACGCCGGTGTTTGCCATCAAGGGCGAAACCCTGGCCGACTACTGGGACTACACGCACCGCATCTTTGACTTTGGCGCCGCTGGCACCGAGGGCGAGGGCCCCAACATGATCCTGGACGACGGCGGCGACGCCACGCTGCTCATGCACCTGGGCAAGCGCGCCGAAAAGGATGCTTCGCTGATCGCCAACCCCACGAGCGAAGAAGAGACCTGCCTGTTCAACGCCATCAAGGCCAAGCTGGCCGTGGACCCCACCTGGTACAGCCGCAAGAGCGCCCAGATCGTTGGCGTGACCGAAGAAACCACCACCGGCGTGCTGCGCCTGAACGAAATGGCCGCCAAGGGCAGCCTGATGTTCCGCGCCATCAACGTGAACGACTCGGTGACCAAGAGCAAGTTCGACAACCTGTACGGCTGCCGCGAATCGCTGGTCGATTCGATCAAGCGCGCCACCGACGTGATGATTGCCGGCAAGGTCGCCTGCGTGGCCGGTTACGGCGACGTGGGCAAGGGCTCGGCCCAGGCCCTGCGCGCCCTGAGCGCCCAGGTGTGGGTGACCGAGATCGACCCCATCAACGCCCTGCAGGCCGCGATGGAAGGCTACAAGGTCGTGACCATGGAATACGCCGCTGACAAGTGCGACATCTTCGTGTCTGCCACCGGCAACAAGAACGTGATCCGCTACGAGCACATGGCCGCCATGAAGGACGAAGCCATCGTCTGCAACATCGGTCACTTCGACAACGAGATCGATGTGGCTTCGCTCGAGAAGCTGCAGTGGGACGAGATTAAGCCCCAGGTCGACCACGTCATCTTCCCTGATGGCAAGAAGATCACGCTGCTGGCCAAGGGCCGCCTGGTCAATCTGGGCTGCGCCACCGGTCACCCCAGCTTCGTCATGTCGTCCAGCTTTGCCAACCAGACCATTGCGCAGATCGAGCTGTTCACCAAGCAAAACGAGTACGAAGTGGGCAAGGTCTACGTGCTGCCCAAGCACCTGGACGAGAAGGTCGCGCGCCTGCACCTCAAGAAGGTCGGCGCCATGCTGACCGAACTGACCGACGAGCAGGCCGCCTACATTGGCGTGCCCAGGCAGGGCCCTTACAAGGCCAACACCTACCGCTACTAA
- a CDS encoding HAD-IIB family hydrolase, with amino-acid sequence MQPLDLWPLSARRGVVGVFTDIDDTLTSEGAITPDALQALADLKAAGLYVIPVTGRPIGWCEPFMAGPSGTTWPVDAMVAENGAVAFVRGSGSQPPLVKLYQQDVPTRSTNQARMRVIAAQVAAEVPGVALSRDSAGRETDLAFDYAEFDRHSTATVRKVLSVLQHAGMQTTVSSIHIHGCFGDFNKWQGANWIVRQLLGRELAKEQDRWVFVGDSGNDQAMFEHFTHSVGVANIERFVPQLTHLPRYIARGERGAGFAEVAHALLAARTAGEAER; translated from the coding sequence ATGCAGCCCCTGGACCTCTGGCCGCTCTCAGCCCGCCGTGGTGTGGTGGGCGTGTTTACCGACATTGATGACACCCTCACCTCCGAAGGCGCCATCACCCCTGATGCGCTGCAGGCGCTGGCCGATCTGAAAGCGGCGGGGCTGTATGTCATCCCCGTTACGGGACGGCCCATCGGCTGGTGCGAGCCTTTCATGGCTGGCCCGTCGGGAACCACCTGGCCCGTGGATGCCATGGTGGCCGAAAACGGTGCCGTGGCCTTCGTCCGAGGCAGTGGGTCCCAGCCGCCACTGGTCAAGCTCTACCAGCAGGACGTTCCCACCCGCAGCACCAACCAGGCCCGCATGCGGGTAATTGCAGCGCAAGTGGCTGCCGAGGTACCTGGTGTGGCACTGAGCCGGGACAGTGCCGGGCGCGAGACCGACCTCGCATTCGACTATGCCGAGTTCGACCGGCACTCGACGGCTACCGTGCGCAAGGTGCTGTCGGTACTGCAGCATGCCGGCATGCAGACCACCGTGAGCAGCATCCACATCCACGGCTGCTTTGGTGATTTCAACAAGTGGCAAGGCGCGAACTGGATCGTGCGCCAGCTGCTGGGGCGTGAGCTGGCCAAGGAACAAGATCGCTGGGTATTCGTAGGCGATTCAGGCAACGACCAGGCCATGTTCGAGCACTTCACCCACAGCGTGGGCGTGGCGAATATTGAACGGTTCGTGCCGCAGCTCACGCATCTGCCACGCTACATCGCGCGGGGCGAGCGCGGCGCGGGCTTTGCAGAAGTGGCACATGCCCTGCTGGCGGCACGGACCGCAGGCGAGGCGGAGCGCTGA
- a CDS encoding TlyA family RNA methyltransferase codes for MRADVFLVDSGHAATRSQAQRLIAAGVEWRLSPLAPWQKVGKNGDDIPTVAEVRLLDDAEAKYLSRGGLKLESALRAVGLDVTGKRCLDVGQSTGGFTDCLLQHGAAQVIGVDVGHAQLHERLRDDARVVCVEGLNARSMTAQALQDGCELALSEVVELDEDNDTQPEAPYSWMRNGGLVDEAYDDSADAKEHDIEAFKAERARRAEARAKGALPVERRRRADRADVDITPSFAVVTGDLSFISLTLVLPALVPLLAAGGHLLMLVKPQFELQPGQVGKGGIVKGPALYAVVEERIRDCCAEQGLAVQAWLDSPIEGGDGNREFFVYATRSSAA; via the coding sequence ATGCGCGCAGACGTATTTCTGGTGGATTCGGGCCATGCGGCCACGCGGTCGCAGGCCCAGCGCCTGATCGCTGCGGGGGTCGAGTGGCGGCTTTCACCGCTGGCGCCCTGGCAGAAGGTGGGCAAGAACGGCGATGACATCCCGACTGTGGCCGAGGTGCGCCTGCTCGACGATGCCGAGGCCAAGTACCTCTCGCGCGGGGGCCTCAAGCTCGAAAGCGCGCTGCGTGCGGTGGGTCTTGATGTCACGGGCAAGCGTTGCCTGGACGTGGGCCAGAGCACCGGCGGCTTTACCGACTGCCTGCTGCAGCACGGTGCTGCGCAGGTGATCGGTGTGGACGTGGGCCATGCCCAGCTGCATGAGCGCCTTCGTGATGATGCCCGCGTGGTCTGCGTCGAGGGCCTGAACGCACGCTCGATGACCGCGCAGGCACTGCAGGACGGCTGCGAGCTGGCGCTGTCGGAAGTTGTCGAGCTGGACGAAGACAATGACACCCAGCCCGAGGCGCCCTACAGCTGGATGCGCAACGGCGGCCTGGTGGATGAAGCCTACGACGACAGCGCCGATGCCAAGGAGCACGACATCGAAGCCTTCAAGGCCGAGCGTGCCCGGCGTGCCGAGGCCCGTGCCAAGGGCGCCTTGCCGGTCGAGCGCCGCCGTCGCGCTGATCGTGCGGATGTGGACATCACCCCCAGTTTCGCGGTGGTGACGGGCGACCTGTCGTTCATCTCGCTCACGCTGGTGCTGCCGGCTCTGGTGCCGCTGCTGGCGGCGGGCGGCCACCTGCTGATGCTGGTCAAGCCGCAGTTTGAGCTGCAGCCCGGCCAGGTGGGCAAGGGGGGCATCGTGAAGGGCCCGGCGCTGTACGCCGTGGTCGAAGAGCGCATCCGCGACTGCTGCGCCGAGCAGGGCCTGGCCGTGCAGGCCTGGCTCGACAGCCCCATCGAGGGCGGTGACGGAAACCGCGAATTTTTTGTGTACGCAACCAGGAGCAGCGCTGCATGA